One genomic window of Micropterus dolomieu isolate WLL.071019.BEF.003 ecotype Adirondacks linkage group LG06, ASM2129224v1, whole genome shotgun sequence includes the following:
- the espnlb gene encoding espin-like protein, producing MSRANMENTKPVKEVLPLPRHPSPLPVTCSSLTPAVTLKKHTAGSIQHVQVASSVVTSFHLKPPERDLTLMSHIKSIKSLAGFTAVLTGQTKPDSEELSEEVPIVEVILADIDSLVPTHDEAGRPIAEWKRQVMVRQLQVRLQDEEEQRRQDMTNGYRPVDGWKYSSAHNAVLGPFGELLTEDDLVYLQQQIEAVSLQKRCQAYELELTRLTEELRSILPDPIVNISLNKEVLQQMDAEGKMQLTLPVWCNRVSEIVKSMSLLVANLTQTTEEGGEKRIPHVGMASAFSHRLETNTYSRAQREKVEREIQQSGVSVKNLRSNFEGQIGGIYPFAGIVKGGHVVFGGSGVNNQNTNTGLSCEVSNCDPPKKLTPVMETTSLRKERIVVLFLSHWKKSAYAISVRAERQRRGQEAVSGRVTAASPPQKISSMFQFCQQRRAVDKMLNSWRNKLEHKDVQKSCLSSNFSQNPPPQATHSPEQFLPEVGGVALSHDSLTLDLFMLGYFHILEQDLSPEERKMRHLLCFEVFDHIGSFSWELVRDFHKAVLQEIQAGRRQWSDGFEDIKVRFFGDSRPCHCPSPSPSSLLLSDSRLVPKVIVQTATPDECGSDTDFSCFMNEDICKYIDRSFAFWKEKEAELFDFEH from the exons ATGAGCAGAGCCAACATGGAGAACACCAAG CCAGTGAAGGAGGTGCTTCCCCTGCCTCGCCACCCTTCCCCACTTCCTGTGACCTGTTCCTCTCTGACCCCTGCTGTCACTTTGAAAAAACACACCGCAGGCTCCATCCAGCACGTGCAGGTGGCCTCCTCAG TGGTGACATCGTTCCATCTGAAGCCTCCAGAAAGGGATCTCACCCTGATGTCCCACATTAAGTCTATTAAGTCTCTGGCCGGCTTCACTGCGGTCCTTACTGGACAAACG AAACCTGACAGTGAGGAGTTGTCGGAGGAGGTACCAATCGTCGAGGTGATCCTGGCTGACATCGACTCCCTGGTTCCCACTCACGATGAAGCCGGCCGGCCCATAGCCGAATGGAAACGACAGGTGATGGTGCGGCAGCTGCAGGTCAGGCTGCAGGACGAGGAGGAACAGAGGAGACAG GACATGACTAATGGCTACAGACCAGTGGATGGCTGGAAGTACTCCAGCGCCCACAACGCAGTCTTGGGACCCTTTGGTGAGCTCCTAACAGAGGATGACCTGGTCTACCTGCAGCAGCAGATCGAGGCTGTTTCACTGCAGAAGCGCTGCCAGGCCTATGAGCTGGAGCTGACCAGGCTGACGGAGGAGCTGAGATCGATTTTACCTGATCCAATCGTGAACATCTCCCTTAACAAAGAGGTCCTACAACAGATGGATGCGGAGGGGAAAATGCAACTGACTTTGCCGGTGTGGTGCAATCGTGTCTCTGAGATTGTTAAGAGTATGTCTCTGCTGGTAGCGAATCTGACCCAAACCACAGAAGAAGGGGGTGAGAAGAGG ATTCCACACGTAGGGATGGCATCAGCTTTTAGCCATCGTCTGGAGACTAACACCTACAGCAGAGCACAGAGGGAGAAGGTGGAGAGGGAGATCCAACAGTCTGGGGTGTCGGTCAAAAATCTCAGATCCAACTTTGAAGGTCAGATTGGTGGAATTTATCCCTTTGCTGGGATTGTGAAAGGAGGCCATGTAGTGTTCGGAGGTTCAGGAGTAAACAACCAAAACACCAACACAGGCCTCAGCTGTGAGGTGAGCAACTGTGATCCTCCTAAAAAACTTACACCTGTGATGGAGACTACCAGCCTGAGGAAAGAGCGAATAGTGGTGCTGTTCCTGAGCCACTGGAAGAAATCTGCATATGCTATTTCAGTGAgggcagagaggcagagacggGGACAGGAAGCAGTGTCAGGGAGAGTGACAGCTGCATCGCCCCCACAGAAAATCAGCTCCATGTTTCAATTCTGCCAACAACGACGAGCTGTGGACAAGATGCTAAACTCCTGGAGGAATAAACTAGAACACAAAGATGTGCAAAAGTCCTGTTTGTCCTCTAACTTCTCACAAAATCCACCACCTCAAGCAACCCACTCGCCAGAGCAATTCCTGCCAGAAGTGGGTGGTGTTGCATTGAGCCACGATAGCTTGACCCTTGACCTCTTCATGCTGGGATACTTCCACATCTTAGAGCAAGATCTGTCACCCGAGGAGAGGAAGATGAGGCACCTCCTCTGCTTCGAGGTCTTTGATCACATCGGCAGTTTCTCCTGGGAGTTGGTGAGGGACTTCCACAAGGCTGTTCTACAGGAAATCCAGGCTGGGAGGCGACAGTGGAGCGACGGCTTTGAGGACATCAAAGTTCGCTTCTTTGGGGACTCGAGACCATGCCACTGTCCATCGCCATCACCATCGTCATTACTTTTGTCAGATTCTAGGCTTGTACCCAAAGTTATAGTTCAAACTGCTACTCCAGATGAGTGTGGCAGCGACACAGACTTCTCCTGTTTCATGAACGAAGACATTTGTAAATATATTGACCGCAGCTTTGCTTTTTGGAAAGAGAAGGAAGCAGAGCTGTTTGATTTCGAACATTAG
- the rab6bb gene encoding RAB6B, member RAS oncogene family b isoform X1, which produces MSAGGDLGNPLRKFKLVFLGEQSVGKTSLITRFMYDSFDNTYQATIGIDFLSKTMYLEDRTVRLQLWDTAGQERFRSLIPSYIRDSTVAVVVYDITNVNSFQQTCKWIDDVRTERGSDVIIMLVGNKTDLEEKRQIMIEEGEQRAKELNVMFIETSAKTGCNVKQLFRRVAAALPGMESLDDANPEGMIDIKLDKPAEPTVPEGGCSC; this is translated from the exons ATGTCAGCTGGAGGAGATTTGGGGAACCCCCTGAGGAAATTTAAACTCGTATTTTTGGGAGAGCAGAGCG TGGGGAAAACATCTCTCATCACTAGATTCATGTATGACAGTTTTGACAACACATATCAG GCGACCATTGGAATAGACTTCCTATCAAAGACAATGTACCTGGAAGACCGAACA GTAAGGCTGCAGCTGTGGGATACAGCTGGACAGGAGCGTTTCAGGAGCCTCATCCCCAGCTACATACGAGACTCTACAGTAGCTGTGGTCGTCTATGACATTACAA ATGTGAATTCATTCCAGCAGACCTGCAAATGGATCGATGATgtcaggacagagagaggaagtgatgtcatcATCATGCTAGTTGGCAACAAAACAGATCTGGAAGAGAAGAG GCAAATCATGATCGAGGAAGGAGAGCAGAGAGCCAAAGAGCTGAACGTCATGTTCATCGAGACCAGTGCCAAGACCGGCTGCAATGTCAAACAG CTGTTTCGTCGAGTTGCAGCAGCCCTACCTGGAATGGAAAGCTTGGACGATGCAAATCCTGAAGGCA TGATCGACATCAAGCTGGACAAACCAGCAGAGCCTACTGTCCCCGAGGGCGGGTGCTCATGTTAA
- the rab6bb gene encoding RAB6B, member RAS oncogene family b isoform X2, producing the protein MSAGGDLGNPLRKFKLVFLGEQSVGKTSLITRFMYDSFDNTYQATIGIDFLSKTMYLEDRTLFRRVAAALPGMESLDDANPEGMIDIKLDKPAEPTVPEGGCSC; encoded by the exons ATGTCAGCTGGAGGAGATTTGGGGAACCCCCTGAGGAAATTTAAACTCGTATTTTTGGGAGAGCAGAGCG TGGGGAAAACATCTCTCATCACTAGATTCATGTATGACAGTTTTGACAACACATATCAG GCGACCATTGGAATAGACTTCCTATCAAAGACAATGTACCTGGAAGACCGAACA CTGTTTCGTCGAGTTGCAGCAGCCCTACCTGGAATGGAAAGCTTGGACGATGCAAATCCTGAAGGCA TGATCGACATCAAGCTGGACAAACCAGCAGAGCCTACTGTCCCCGAGGGCGGGTGCTCATGTTAA
- the aire gene encoding autoimmune regulator, which yields MSRVTAFRDTDLRSLLRELRTDIAMAVDDPFPLVYGLADKNIITDQLLKDTLEKEGREGIHKATYSLLSWVLEQSRSTIQAFWSNLSKDYNLDSYPKLRSLLTNLHSKRDAAGSTSEKRSSGGNKTPHIKKRSHEDRGTNSHNKHPQYHAKTSNGPGGKVRLYRVKTEAPAPQLPPGNSVQVQSSSVQRPVALSSSSSAASTEPPVSHEAREKIRIKQVVGSDSKPLGTARKCIKVVGDFHSCGQSEINGESKSKAAENTFHHKVETTAGMVHYNDDECAVCRDGGELICCDGCPRAFHLTCLDPPLTSIPSGPWQCERCSGNTVKREKPQLPLQPLIAQPQQTNTSSSNSISSVSFFSSLSASSLTSATASMNGPSGRHQCSGGEMVNLREVCGVCHLAGADLTHCLQCFKCFHAHCHFSKGRSICLSCSRPWGSSAEKETESLQIAPVVQNILSHDQSSSVPEPILHKDELDSILGDQGSIDGILQWAFHNISRPLPDSQGCYQ from the exons ATGTCCAGAGTGACAGCTTTTAGGGACACAGACCTTCGCTCCCTGCTAAGGGAGTTGCGGACTGATATTGCTATGGCTGTAGACGACCCTTTCCCTCTCGTCTATGGTTTGGCAGACAAAAACATCATCACTGACCAATTACTAAAG GACACTCTGGAGAAGGAAGGCCGAGAAGGGATCCACAAGGCCACATATTCGCTCCTGTCCTGGGTCCTGGAGCAGAGCAGATCCACCATCCAGGCTTTCTGGAGCAACTTGTCCAAAGACTACAACCTGGACAGCTACCCCAAGCTGCGGTCACTGCTCACTAACCTGCACTCGA AGCGGGATGCTGCAGGCTCTACAAGTGAGAAGAGATCCTCTGGAGGCAACAAAACACCTCACATCAAGAAGAGGAGCCACGAGGACAGAGGGACCAATTCACACAATAAGCATCCACAGTATCATGCCAAGACAAGCAATGGACCAG GGGGTAAAGTGAGACTGTACAGAGTGAAGACTGAAGCTCCAGCCCCCCAGCTACCACCTGGAAATA GTGTTCAGGTGCAGTCCTCCTCGGTCCAGAGACCAGTCGccctgtcttcctcctcctctgccgcCTCAACTGAGCCGCCAGTCAGCCATGAAGCCAGAGAGAAGATCCGTATCAAGCAGGTGGTTGGCTCAGATAGTAAGCCACTGG GAACTGCCAGAAAGTGTATAAAAGTTGTTGGGGACTTTCACTCTTGTGGTCAGTCAGAGATAAATGGAGAGTCCAAATCCAAAGCTGCTGAGAACACATTTCACCACAAGGTGGAGACAACCGCAGGCATG GTTCACTATAATGATGATGAGTGTGCAGTGTGTAGGGACGGAGGGGAGCTGATTTGTTGTGATGGCTGTCCTCGAGCTTTTCATCTGACCTGCCTCGACCCTCCACTCACATCTATACCAAG TGGACCTTGGCAGTGTGAGCGGTGCTCTGGCAACAcagtaaaaagagagaaaccCCAACTACCTTTACAA CCGCTAATTGCCCAGCCTCAGCAAACAAACACGAGCAGCAGTAATTCCATCTCCTCcgtctccttcttctcctcgcTGTCAGCCTCGTCCCTCACCAGTGCCACGGCTTCTATGAATGGGCCCAGTGGCAGACATCAG TGCTCAGGTGGAGAGATGGTCAACTTGAGGGAGGTGTGTGGCGTTTGTCATTTAGCAGGAGCAGACCTGACTCACTGCCTCCAGTGTTTTAAGTGTTTCCACGCACACTGCCACTTCTCTAA AGGGAGATCCATATGCTTGTCCTGCTCCAGGCCCTGGGgcagctctgcagagaaggaGACTGAATCCTTACAG ATCGCCCCAGTGGTTCAAAATATACTCAGTCATGATCAGAGCTCCTCTGTCCCTGAGCCCATCCTCCATAAAGATGAACTGGACTCCATCCTGGGAGAT CAGGGCTCCATTGATGGCATCTTGCAGTGGGCTTTCCACAACATCTCTCGGCCTCTTCCAGACTCTCAAGGATGCTACCAGTAA